The following are encoded together in the Oligoflexus sp. genome:
- a CDS encoding chemotaxis protein CheW — protein MNIPGLTPEMMDPEHSMFAIRGDLDGGKDNQDFTAVKQFIGLLLGKEEFLLPIEVTNEIIMMNQLTFVPRAPRFIEGVINLRGTILPAINLRKMMGLPNVEPTLQSRIIVAHYEEVTVGLIVDGITYVISLNDDQLQQQALPGRGNGSELISTISKRGNQVNGVIDIAKVLAETGIDYQAHDDFEEH, from the coding sequence ATGAATATTCCAGGCCTGACTCCCGAGATGATGGATCCCGAACACAGCATGTTCGCCATTCGCGGTGACCTGGATGGCGGCAAGGATAATCAGGATTTCACAGCGGTCAAACAGTTCATTGGCCTGCTTCTCGGCAAAGAGGAATTCCTCCTGCCCATTGAAGTCACCAACGAAATTATCATGATGAATCAGTTGACCTTCGTCCCCCGCGCGCCGCGTTTTATCGAAGGCGTTATCAACCTGCGCGGCACCATACTGCCGGCCATCAATCTGCGCAAGATGATGGGCCTGCCGAATGTGGAGCCGACGCTCCAGAGCCGCATCATCGTCGCACATTATGAAGAGGTCACGGTGGGCCTGATCGTGGATGGGATCACGTATGTGATTTCCTTGAATGATGATCAGCTGCAGCAGCAGGCGCTCCCTGGGCGCGGCAATGGGTCTGAGTTAATTTCCACCATCAGCAAGCGCGGCAATCAGGTGAACGGCGTGATTGATATTGCCAAGGTCCTCGCGGAAACCGGCATTGACTATCAGGCCCACGACGACTTCGAAGAACACTGA